Proteins encoded by one window of Acetivibrio thermocellus ATCC 27405:
- a CDS encoding glutamate synthase, with the protein MIINAQNLYYKELNQKIREASDKDIVIENCLGQRYIGDGQGNKNITIYGTPGNDLGAYLDGCTIRVMGNAQDATGDTMNDGTIYIHGNSGDVCGYAMRGGKIFIRDNAGYRTGIHMKQYKEKKPVIVIGGTAGSFLGEYLAGGIIIVLGLNSEDTVPVGDFCGTGMHGGKIYLRCIRLPQDLPKQVIAREANEEDMEEIKGYIEEFCREFGKDKEQILNSKFFCLVPNTKNPYKQLYTHN; encoded by the coding sequence ATGATTATTAATGCTCAAAACTTATATTATAAAGAATTAAATCAAAAAATAAGAGAAGCATCCGATAAAGATATTGTCATAGAAAATTGTCTGGGACAAAGATATATTGGAGACGGACAGGGCAATAAAAACATTACGATATACGGCACACCGGGAAATGACCTTGGGGCGTATCTGGACGGATGCACTATAAGGGTAATGGGAAATGCCCAGGATGCCACGGGAGATACAATGAATGACGGAACAATTTATATTCACGGAAACAGTGGAGATGTCTGCGGATATGCAATGAGAGGCGGAAAAATATTTATAAGGGACAATGCGGGATACAGAACGGGTATTCATATGAAGCAATATAAAGAAAAAAAGCCCGTCATAGTCATCGGCGGCACTGCGGGAAGTTTTCTTGGAGAGTATCTTGCAGGCGGAATAATAATAGTATTGGGATTAAACAGCGAAGACACCGTTCCTGTGGGAGACTTTTGCGGAACAGGCATGCATGGTGGTAAAATATATTTAAGGTGCATCAGGCTTCCACAGGATTTGCCCAAACAGGTTATCGCAAGGGAAGCAAATGAGGAGGATATGGAGGAAATAAAGGGGTATATAGAGGAATTCTGCCGGGAGTTTGGCAAAGACAAAGAACAAATTTTAAACTCCAAATTCTTCTGTCTGGTTCCCAATACGAAAAACCCCTACAAGCAGCTGTACACGCATAATTAG
- the glnA gene encoding type I glutamate--ammonia ligase, with amino-acid sequence MSYNIKIKEVLEFVEENDVKFIRLAFCDILGIPKNISIMPQELERAFEQGISFDASSILGFMNVEKSDLFLHPDPSTLSILPWRPQQGRVIRFFCDIKHPDGSAFEGDSRNILKKAVERAEKMGYACRIGSECEFYLFETDEKGRPTYIPHDEGGYLDMAPLDKGENVRREICLSLEQMGIQPESSHHEQGPGQHEIDFKYSDALTAADDLMTFKTVVKAVASRNGLFASFMPKPILTESGSGLHINISLSKDGFNIFKERNYDSSAAKSFIAGVIDKILDITAFANPITNSYARLGSFRAPKYVSWSHQNRSQLIRIPAETGEYSRMELRSPDPACNPYITFALILHAGLDGIERKLELPGPINQNLYNAGADELQNIKALPQNLKEALDVASKSSFVRNILGEEMLSKYLEIKLKEWNMYFESEDRESVEKQMYFKII; translated from the coding sequence ATGAGTTATAATATAAAAATAAAAGAGGTGCTGGAGTTTGTCGAAGAAAATGACGTGAAATTTATCCGACTCGCCTTTTGTGATATTCTGGGGATTCCAAAGAATATTTCCATCATGCCCCAGGAACTTGAAAGAGCGTTTGAACAAGGTATATCCTTTGATGCGTCTTCAATTTTGGGATTTATGAATGTTGAAAAATCCGATTTGTTTTTACATCCTGACCCATCGACTTTAAGCATTTTGCCCTGGAGACCCCAGCAGGGAAGGGTAATACGTTTTTTCTGCGACATAAAGCATCCGGATGGAAGTGCGTTTGAGGGAGATTCAAGAAATATTCTTAAAAAAGCGGTGGAACGGGCGGAAAAAATGGGGTATGCGTGCAGAATAGGTTCGGAGTGCGAATTTTATTTGTTTGAAACCGATGAAAAAGGAAGACCCACATATATTCCCCATGATGAGGGGGGATATTTGGATATGGCGCCCCTTGACAAAGGGGAGAACGTAAGAAGGGAGATTTGCCTGTCGCTTGAACAAATGGGAATTCAGCCGGAAAGTTCCCATCATGAACAGGGGCCCGGGCAACATGAAATAGACTTTAAATACAGTGACGCTCTTACAGCTGCAGATGATTTGATGACTTTCAAGACGGTGGTCAAGGCTGTTGCATCAAGAAACGGACTTTTTGCCTCCTTTATGCCGAAACCCATTTTGACTGAAAGCGGCAGCGGACTTCATATTAATATATCTCTTTCAAAGGACGGATTTAATATTTTCAAAGAGAGGAATTATGATTCTTCGGCCGCTAAAAGCTTTATTGCCGGGGTTATTGATAAAATATTGGATATTACCGCATTTGCAAATCCGATAACGAATTCTTATGCCCGGCTTGGAAGTTTCAGGGCGCCGAAATACGTATCCTGGTCTCATCAAAATCGTTCCCAGCTTATAAGAATCCCTGCTGAAACAGGGGAATACAGCAGAATGGAACTTCGTTCTCCGGATCCGGCCTGCAATCCTTACATTACTTTCGCTCTTATTTTGCATGCGGGACTTGACGGGATAGAGAGAAAATTGGAGCTTCCCGGGCCGATTAATCAGAATTTGTACAATGCCGGCGCTGATGAGTTGCAAAATATCAAAGCTCTTCCGCAGAATTTGAAAGAGGCTTTGGATGTTGCATCAAAAAGTAGTTTTGTAAGAAACATTTTAGGCGAGGAAATGTTAAGCAAGTATTTGGAGATAAAGCTAAAAGAGTGGAACATGTATTTTGAAAGTGAAGACAGGGAAAGCGTGGAAAAACAGATGTATTTTAAAATTATTTAA
- a CDS encoding ANTAR domain-containing response regulator: MDSILIVSSSLKVSSTLEELLKFNSSYNEIVMARNAGEAKRILLDRDFDLCIINTPLTDEFGTNLAINIANRETSQVMLIVKSELEDEISDKVEDYGIFVVAKPVNRQLFWSALKLISVSHNRMKGLKKQNEQLQKKIEDIKFVDRAKCVLIEYLKMSEAEAHRFIEKQAMDLRVTKREIASRILKTYEK; the protein is encoded by the coding sequence ATGGACAGTATTTTGATTGTATCCAGTTCCTTAAAAGTAAGTTCTACCTTGGAGGAGCTGCTTAAGTTTAATTCTTCTTACAACGAAATCGTTATGGCTAGAAATGCCGGCGAAGCCAAAAGAATATTGCTTGACAGAGATTTTGACTTATGCATAATCAATACACCGCTTACAGACGAGTTCGGAACCAATCTGGCTATAAATATTGCAAACAGGGAAACGTCACAGGTTATGCTGATTGTCAAAAGCGAACTGGAAGATGAAATATCGGACAAAGTTGAAGATTACGGGATATTTGTCGTAGCAAAGCCCGTTAATCGTCAGCTTTTTTGGAGCGCTTTAAAACTCATCTCTGTCTCCCATAATAGAATGAAAGGACTTAAAAAGCAAAATGAGCAGCTTCAGAAAAAGATAGAAGATATTAAGTTTGTCGACAGAGCAAAATGTGTTTTGATTGAGTATTTAAAAATGTCGGAAGCCGAGGCCCACAGATTTATAGAAAAACAGGCGATGGATTTGAGGGTTACCAAGAGAGAAATAGCGTCAAGAATCTTAAAAACCTATGAAAAATAA
- a CDS encoding DUF1294 domain-containing protein, with product MPNNPYTYVFLLFAIINLVGFVITGIDKYKASRSLWRIHERTFFWLVLMGGAPGVYLGLLVFRHKTRRMSFMIGIPLIFAFQILGIILLYVLSET from the coding sequence ATGCCGAACAACCCGTATACGTATGTTTTTCTTCTGTTTGCAATAATAAATCTTGTCGGTTTTGTTATAACCGGAATTGACAAATACAAAGCGTCAAGAAGCCTGTGGAGGATACATGAAAGGACATTTTTCTGGCTTGTTTTAATGGGCGGCGCACCGGGCGTATATTTAGGGTTGCTTGTTTTCAGGCACAAGACAAGGCGCATGAGTTTTATGATAGGAATTCCTTTGATTTTTGCATTTCAAATTTTGGGAATCATTCTTCTTTATGTGTTGAGCGAGACATGA
- a CDS encoding ATP-dependent helicase, whose protein sequence is MGLRKGQKELVERYRGGKCAIAAIPGGGKTHCLSLWAVEMITHGYHKPGKILIVTYMNSAVNNFKQRISAELQKRGINGSKDYFVSTIHGLCLQIIKEKPDLIIANEEFEVIDEVSKIHLISSAIDEWKRYNEREFQLYLDMENLSVSKMGDVYKSWHEKLCRIMLSAISDFKVKGITPSEAKERCKSLGRDSILAWASDIYEIYDRRLKIGGYLDFDDMLYNAKKMLETDEHLLEKYRKKYTFVCEDEAQDSNYIQNEILTLIANGNLLRVGDSNQAICGSFSSSDFTLFKNFCEAPDTTVYSITQSSRNTREIIDLANFFVKYVRESHPVHECRDSLLPQYIEPVPEDDPRPNPVIDEYGIKAAVFESWEDEARGVVTQTIHMIKNHPDKTIAILVPTAWKMSLVVNILEARKVPFELLDNTSGERNKTLKKLGRIIDFLAVPEDGEKFSNMINECILTGDYDGPVFVDSEDETRTMGQRELLSEFIKKYPVEKILYPVGGIIETSDVPKELLKTKIWRDFTDSLDTVRQLLEFPNTVVEKLILFIAEKLRFDREERAIAQKVAGDVRYLMNQNPRWRLSDLAFELLSPKNMFNYFAGVVWDLKGFEPKPGVVTVATYHKSKGLEWDIVFLTGLNNADFPVLLDDRFMGEFWFLKEQYKNPQALIKSEMAKVFEGKIVKDSVLESKLETISERARLLYVGITRAKEYLFLSSYEQNKGKRVELPSKYFFELRRYIEEAGKT, encoded by the coding sequence GTGGGGCTTAGAAAAGGGCAGAAAGAGCTCGTGGAAAGATACAGAGGTGGAAAATGCGCCATTGCGGCAATACCCGGAGGAGGAAAAACCCATTGTTTGTCTTTGTGGGCGGTGGAGATGATAACCCATGGATACCACAAACCGGGTAAAATTCTAATTGTTACATATATGAACAGTGCTGTAAACAACTTTAAGCAGCGTATCTCCGCAGAGCTGCAAAAAAGAGGAATCAACGGAAGCAAGGATTACTTTGTCTCCACAATTCACGGCCTGTGCCTCCAAATTATCAAGGAAAAGCCCGACCTTATTATTGCAAACGAGGAATTTGAAGTAATTGATGAGGTGTCCAAGATACACCTCATTTCCAGTGCGATTGATGAGTGGAAGAGATATAACGAAAGAGAATTTCAGCTGTATCTTGATATGGAAAATTTAAGTGTGAGCAAGATGGGGGACGTGTACAAAAGCTGGCATGAAAAGCTTTGCAGGATAATGCTTTCGGCAATAAGCGATTTTAAGGTAAAAGGAATCACTCCTTCGGAGGCAAAAGAGAGATGTAAAAGTCTGGGACGGGATTCTATTCTCGCATGGGCTTCCGACATATATGAGATATACGACAGGAGGCTTAAAATCGGAGGTTATCTGGATTTTGACGACATGCTTTACAATGCAAAAAAAATGCTGGAAACCGATGAGCACCTTCTTGAGAAATACCGAAAGAAATACACCTTTGTGTGTGAAGACGAGGCCCAGGATTCAAACTATATTCAAAATGAAATACTGACACTGATTGCCAATGGAAACCTGCTGAGAGTGGGGGACAGCAACCAGGCGATTTGCGGGAGCTTCAGCAGCAGCGATTTTACCCTTTTTAAAAACTTTTGCGAAGCTCCGGACACAACAGTTTACAGTATAACTCAGTCCAGCAGAAACACCAGGGAAATTATTGACCTGGCAAATTTCTTTGTAAAGTATGTAAGGGAAAGCCATCCGGTGCATGAGTGCCGTGACAGCCTGCTTCCCCAGTATATCGAGCCTGTGCCTGAGGATGACCCAAGGCCCAATCCGGTCATAGATGAATACGGTATAAAAGCCGCTGTGTTTGAATCGTGGGAGGATGAGGCAAGGGGTGTTGTGACCCAGACAATACACATGATAAAAAATCATCCTGACAAGACTATTGCCATACTGGTTCCCACGGCATGGAAAATGTCACTTGTAGTTAATATTCTGGAAGCAAGAAAAGTTCCCTTCGAACTGCTTGACAATACTTCCGGAGAGAGAAACAAAACTTTGAAAAAGCTCGGAAGAATTATTGATTTTCTTGCTGTACCGGAGGACGGAGAAAAGTTTTCCAACATGATAAATGAGTGTATTCTGACCGGCGATTATGACGGCCCGGTTTTTGTCGACTCTGAGGACGAAACCAGGACGATGGGGCAGAGGGAGCTTTTGAGTGAGTTTATAAAAAAATATCCTGTGGAAAAAATTCTTTATCCTGTGGGCGGGATAATTGAAACTTCTGATGTGCCAAAAGAACTTCTTAAAACAAAAATTTGGAGAGACTTTACAGACAGCCTTGACACGGTCAGGCAGCTTTTGGAATTTCCCAACACTGTTGTGGAAAAGCTTATTTTGTTCATAGCGGAAAAGCTTAGATTTGACAGGGAAGAGAGAGCCATAGCCCAGAAAGTTGCCGGGGATGTAAGATACCTTATGAACCAGAATCCCCGTTGGAGGCTGAGCGACCTGGCATTTGAGCTTCTAAGCCCTAAAAACATGTTCAACTATTTTGCCGGCGTCGTTTGGGACTTAAAGGGATTTGAGCCGAAACCGGGAGTGGTTACGGTTGCCACATACCACAAGTCCAAAGGCCTTGAATGGGATATTGTATTTCTTACCGGACTTAACAACGCCGATTTTCCGGTTTTGCTGGATGACAGGTTTATGGGGGAATTTTGGTTTTTGAAGGAGCAGTACAAAAATCCCCAGGCTTTGATTAAAAGTGAGATGGCAAAAGTATTTGAAGGAAAAATTGTCAAGGATTCGGTTTTGGAATCGAAACTGGAAACAATTTCAGAGAGGGCAAGGCTTCTTTATGTAGGTATTACCCGGGCAAAGGAATATCTCTTTTTATCTTCTTATGAACAAAACAAGGGTAAAAGGGTTGAACTTCCGTCAAAGTATTTTTTTGAACTGAGACGGTATATTGAGGAGGCCGGAAAAACATGA
- a CDS encoding PD-(D/E)XK nuclease family protein has product MNNDLRFFNYFLFTQQSISTFEKCPLKFKKRYLEGLKWKNVISEEAKRRLEMGENFHLMARRYFLGIDTGLTKGIEGYEELSKWMEALESYFPKTDDALYLPEYKLRMAKGTLRLEANFDLLVIKKDGIEIWDWKTHGKKNPDKAENERLKSERLKGSLQTMVYLFVLKEQAERVVQREVDCSNIRMFYWQPDPVRVLAEINYSDEMHEQFGQALRSKIDGILHYDYEDFDKELYKKNCPYCEFNWFCNNERVDFEAMEDDEDFLDQLDWDSIEELR; this is encoded by the coding sequence ATGAACAATGACTTGAGGTTTTTTAACTATTTTTTATTTACCCAGCAGTCCATATCCACCTTTGAAAAATGTCCATTGAAGTTTAAAAAGAGATATCTTGAAGGACTCAAGTGGAAAAACGTGATTAGTGAAGAGGCAAAGAGAAGGCTTGAAATGGGCGAAAACTTTCATTTGATGGCCAGAAGATATTTTTTGGGAATTGATACCGGTCTCACAAAAGGAATAGAAGGATATGAGGAGCTTTCAAAATGGATGGAAGCTCTGGAAAGCTATTTTCCGAAAACGGATGACGCATTGTACCTGCCTGAGTACAAGCTCAGAATGGCAAAGGGAACTTTGAGACTTGAAGCAAACTTTGACCTTCTTGTGATAAAAAAAGACGGCATTGAAATATGGGACTGGAAAACCCATGGCAAAAAGAATCCGGACAAGGCAGAAAACGAGAGGTTAAAGAGTGAAAGGCTTAAAGGAAGCCTTCAGACAATGGTATATCTTTTTGTGCTCAAAGAACAGGCGGAAAGAGTGGTTCAAAGGGAAGTTGACTGCTCAAACATAAGGATGTTTTACTGGCAGCCGGACCCTGTCCGGGTTTTGGCTGAGATAAACTACAGTGACGAAATGCACGAACAGTTTGGACAAGCTCTAAGAAGCAAAATAGACGGTATTTTGCATTATGATTACGAAGACTTTGACAAGGAACTTTACAAAAAGAACTGCCCCTATTGTGAATTTAACTGGTTTTGCAACAATGAACGGGTTGATTTTGAGGCCATGGAAGATGATGAAGATTTTCTGGATCAGCTGGATTGGGACAGCATTGAGGAGTTGAGATAG
- the recJ gene encoding single-stranded-DNA-specific exonuclease RecJ: protein MKVRVNILNKGVSIPQEVLDACGGDELVARIFYNRGYKNPETIRQMLNPELYVPTKPDEFPDMPRAVDRILRAADNEEKICVYGDYDVDGVTSTVTLVECLNFFTSKVVYHVPDRFTEGYGMNEEIVRKLAQDGVSLIITCDCGISNVREITLAKELGMDVVLTDHHTVPDELPPADAILNPKLLEEGHRARNISGCGMVYFLCLALLEKKGFPDRAERFLDMLALSLIADVVSLNGENRYLLQKALPALFNTRRIGLRQLLEVAERNGKLENEEDVAFQIAPRINAAGRMDTARLPVELFLCQDLEKARIMAEKIDSLNTERKRVQQSIVDEAVEMVETRKKNKTILVLYKEYWHHGIIGIAAGRICELYRKPAILFSLKEDGITAVGSARSIEEVNIYELIKECSGKLLKFGGHSQAAGLSIRKDDIEEFISQIEMEAENRYFIKDMVNVNADMELGIEDINEELYDRIQSAGPYGEGFEAPCFCIRNVIVLSDRMTEKKHHIMVLEDQKGNRIPAVKWFGEDESFEGRCFDVTCRIGRNNYSKDAGIQLTLEYMVESFGKFKKLFEGEIIDERKTTVENLLRKYPNAQIFYEGLQTACPVENTIDRFSVKNCKELVFLSTPANTEIFKEVIALANPEKVIINFAVLSNYTFKGFVLNLLGLIKHIIKRRDGRAYIDELSLKLCVEENIVKAGLKYLGSSGMLNYTLSDDEQKVYLSEGKGVADRNAFMAKKNLSDALAEKNAYQQFILKMEIDKFREYLK, encoded by the coding sequence TTGAAAGTCAGGGTGAATATATTAAACAAGGGAGTTTCCATTCCGCAGGAAGTGCTGGATGCTTGCGGCGGTGACGAGCTTGTGGCAAGGATTTTTTACAACCGGGGATATAAAAATCCGGAAACTATAAGGCAGATGCTGAATCCAGAGCTTTATGTGCCGACAAAGCCGGATGAATTTCCGGATATGCCCAGGGCTGTAGACAGGATTCTTCGTGCTGCTGACAACGAGGAAAAAATATGTGTGTATGGGGACTATGATGTTGACGGTGTTACCAGTACCGTTACCCTTGTTGAATGCCTGAATTTTTTTACATCAAAGGTGGTCTACCATGTTCCGGACAGGTTTACGGAAGGGTACGGCATGAATGAGGAAATAGTGAGAAAACTTGCTCAGGATGGCGTTTCATTAATAATTACCTGTGACTGTGGAATTTCGAATGTCAGGGAAATAACTCTTGCCAAGGAGCTGGGGATGGATGTGGTGCTTACCGACCATCATACCGTTCCCGACGAACTTCCTCCTGCCGATGCCATATTAAATCCCAAGCTTTTGGAAGAGGGGCACAGGGCAAGGAATATCTCCGGCTGTGGGATGGTGTATTTTTTATGCCTTGCCTTGCTTGAGAAAAAGGGCTTTCCTGACAGGGCGGAAAGATTTCTGGACATGCTTGCGCTATCCCTTATAGCGGATGTTGTGAGCCTTAACGGAGAGAACAGGTACCTTCTTCAAAAAGCTCTGCCGGCTTTGTTTAATACCAGAAGAATTGGGCTCAGACAGCTTCTTGAGGTGGCGGAAAGAAATGGAAAGCTTGAAAATGAGGAAGATGTTGCATTTCAGATAGCGCCCAGAATAAATGCGGCGGGAAGGATGGACACGGCACGGCTTCCCGTGGAGCTTTTTTTATGTCAGGACTTGGAAAAAGCACGCATTATGGCTGAGAAAATTGACTCACTGAATACAGAAAGAAAAAGGGTGCAGCAGTCAATTGTGGATGAAGCCGTGGAGATGGTAGAAACAAGGAAAAAGAACAAGACAATTCTGGTGCTGTATAAAGAGTACTGGCATCATGGTATAATCGGAATTGCTGCCGGAAGGATTTGCGAGCTTTATCGAAAGCCGGCAATTCTGTTTTCCTTAAAAGAAGATGGAATTACGGCAGTAGGTTCTGCCAGGTCCATTGAGGAGGTAAACATTTACGAACTGATTAAGGAATGCAGCGGAAAGCTTTTAAAGTTTGGAGGACACTCCCAGGCTGCCGGACTTTCAATAAGAAAAGATGATATTGAGGAGTTTATAAGCCAGATTGAGATGGAGGCGGAAAACAGGTATTTTATAAAAGACATGGTGAATGTCAATGCCGATATGGAACTTGGCATAGAAGATATAAATGAAGAGCTCTACGACAGAATTCAATCGGCGGGACCTTACGGAGAAGGGTTTGAGGCTCCTTGTTTTTGCATAAGAAATGTTATTGTTTTAAGTGACAGAATGACGGAGAAAAAACATCATATAATGGTATTGGAAGATCAAAAAGGAAACAGAATACCTGCAGTCAAGTGGTTTGGTGAGGATGAATCCTTTGAGGGCAGGTGTTTTGATGTAACCTGCAGAATAGGCCGGAACAATTACAGCAAGGACGCGGGTATTCAACTGACTTTGGAATATATGGTTGAAAGTTTCGGGAAATTTAAAAAGCTGTTTGAAGGTGAAATAATAGATGAGAGAAAAACAACTGTTGAAAACCTCTTAAGGAAATATCCCAATGCCCAAATATTCTACGAAGGGCTTCAGACGGCATGTCCCGTTGAGAATACCATTGACAGGTTTTCGGTGAAAAACTGTAAGGAGCTTGTTTTTTTGTCCACCCCTGCGAATACTGAGATTTTCAAAGAGGTTATTGCCCTTGCCAATCCAGAAAAGGTGATAATAAATTTTGCCGTCCTTTCGAACTATACCTTTAAAGGCTTTGTATTAAACCTTTTGGGGCTTATAAAGCACATAATAAAGAGACGGGACGGAAGAGCTTATATTGATGAGCTTTCTTTGAAGCTTTGCGTTGAGGAGAACATTGTAAAAGCGGGATTAAAATATCTTGGCTCTTCTGGAATGTTAAACTATACTTTAAGTGACGATGAGCAAAAAGTTTATTTGTCTGAAGGAAAAGGTGTGGCTGACAGAAATGCTTTTATGGCGAAAAAAAACCTTTCCGACGCTTTGGCGGAAAAGAATGCCTATCAGCAGTTTATTTTAAAGATGGAGATAGATAAATTCAGGGAATATCTTAAGTAA
- a CDS encoding glycosyltransferase family 2 protein: MYDKPLVSVIIPTFNREKLLPKTIDSVINQTYENWELLIVDDKSTDDTKKVVMDYAKKDNRIKYLLNNGNKGPGAARNFGINNCNGKYIAFLDSDDQWLKNH, from the coding sequence ATGTATGATAAACCGTTAGTTAGTGTTATCATACCGACATTTAACAGGGAAAAGCTGTTACCTAAAACCATTGATTCAGTTATAAATCAGACCTATGAAAACTGGGAATTGTTGATTGTGGATGACAAGAGTACTGATGATACAAAAAAAGTAGTTATGGATTATGCAAAAAAAGATAATAGGATCAAATACTTACTAAATAACGGAAATAAGGGCCCCGGTGCTGCCAGAAATTTTGGAATCAATAATTGTAATGGTAAGTATATTGCGTTTTTAGATTCAGATGATCAATGGTTAAAAAATCATTAG
- a CDS encoding LacI family DNA-binding transcriptional regulator: protein MNSKDIAKIVGVSRSTVSRVINNYPDIPQATREKVLKAIKEYNYYPNASARRLAGMKSSTLGIFIIDIKDNEKPHHVIENNEDLLYGNSYFSPFINAFIDQSNKAQYHVLVSTIYSSDELWKIQSAFYEKRIDGAVIIGSSSIDYSKIFEIMDKDSITVAVDLDMEKENTGTVMSVNINNYGGVSDAIDYLVELGHKDIAVITGDLNKLSGKIRFESFKDALLRHGLPLNNDFIAYGDFTENSGYEGMKKILASGKKPTAVFTSNDTMAIGAYRAIKEYGLKIPEDISVMGFDNSYISQYMSPPLTTVNVSLPEIAKCSIELLLDSINNKEIKNRQKTVNVQIVKRNSCKKIV, encoded by the coding sequence ATGAACAGCAAGGATATAGCAAAAATCGTCGGAGTTTCAAGAAGTACCGTCTCACGGGTAATAAACAACTATCCTGACATTCCTCAGGCAACCCGGGAAAAGGTATTAAAAGCAATAAAAGAATACAACTATTATCCTAATGCTTCGGCCAGAAGACTTGCAGGAATGAAAAGCTCCACATTGGGAATTTTTATTATAGACATAAAAGACAATGAAAAACCGCACCATGTAATAGAAAATAATGAAGACCTTTTATACGGCAATTCATATTTTTCACCTTTTATAAATGCTTTTATTGACCAGTCAAACAAAGCCCAGTACCACGTTTTGGTGTCAACTATATACAGTTCGGATGAGCTTTGGAAGATTCAAAGCGCTTTTTATGAGAAAAGAATTGACGGTGCGGTGATAATAGGAAGCAGCAGCATTGATTATAGTAAAATTTTTGAAATAATGGATAAAGATTCTATTACTGTCGCAGTTGATTTAGATATGGAAAAAGAAAATACAGGCACAGTCATGTCTGTAAATATCAATAATTATGGCGGTGTATCCGATGCAATAGATTATCTTGTTGAACTTGGGCACAAAGACATTGCCGTAATTACAGGAGATCTGAACAAGCTTTCTGGTAAGATAAGATTTGAAAGCTTCAAAGATGCGCTTTTAAGGCACGGCCTTCCGTTAAACAATGATTTTATTGCATATGGGGATTTTACTGAAAATAGCGGCTATGAGGGTATGAAAAAAATATTGGCATCCGGAAAAAAGCCAACAGCCGTATTTACAAGCAATGATACCATGGCTATCGGAGCATACAGGGCAATAAAAGAATACGGGCTTAAAATTCCGGAGGATATTTCGGTTATGGGATTCGACAATTCATATATATCCCAATACATGTCCCCGCCTCTTACCACAGTCAATGTTTCATTGCCTGAGATAGCAAAATGCTCGATTGAATTATTGCTTGATTCTATTAATAATAAGGAGATAAAAAACAGACAAAAAACGGTGAATGTTCAGATAGTCAAGCGTAATTCATGTAAAAAAATTGTCTGA
- the bglS gene encoding beta-glucanase, whose protein sequence is MKNRVISLLMASLLLVLSVIVAPFYKAEAATVVNTPFVAVFSNFDSSQWEKADWANGSVFNCVWKPSQVTFSNGKMILTLDREYGGSYPYKSGEYRTKSFFGYGYYEVRMKAAKNVGIVSSFFTYTGPSDNNPWDEIDIEFLGKDTTKVQFNWYKNGVGGNEYLHNLGFDASQDFHTYGFEWRPDYIDFYVDGKKVYRGTRNIPVTPGKIMMNLWPGIGVDEWLGRYDGRTPLQAEYEYVKYYPNGVPQDNPTPTPTIAPSTPTNPNLPLKGDVNGDGHVNSSDYSLFKRYLLRVIDRFPVGDQSVADVNRDGRIDSTDLTMLKRYLIRAIPSL, encoded by the coding sequence ATGAAAAACAGGGTAATTTCATTATTAATGGCTTCCTTGCTTTTGGTTTTGTCGGTAATTGTTGCTCCTTTTTACAAAGCGGAAGCCGCAACTGTGGTAAATACGCCTTTTGTTGCAGTGTTTTCGAACTTTGACTCCAGTCAGTGGGAAAAAGCGGATTGGGCGAACGGTTCGGTGTTCAACTGTGTTTGGAAGCCTTCACAGGTGACATTTTCGAACGGTAAAATGATTTTGACCCTTGACAGGGAATATGGCGGTTCATATCCGTATAAAAGCGGTGAATATCGTACAAAATCATTTTTCGGATACGGTTATTATGAAGTAAGAATGAAAGCTGCCAAAAACGTAGGAATTGTTTCATCTTTCTTCACTTATACAGGACCTTCGGACAACAATCCATGGGACGAAATCGATATCGAGTTTTTAGGAAAGGACACAACTAAAGTTCAGTTCAACTGGTACAAAAATGGAGTCGGTGGAAACGAGTATTTGCACAATCTTGGATTCGATGCTTCCCAGGATTTTCATACATATGGATTTGAATGGAGGCCGGATTATATAGACTTCTATGTTGACGGCAAAAAAGTTTATCGTGGAACCAGGAACATACCTGTTACTCCCGGCAAAATTATGATGAATTTGTGGCCAGGAATAGGAGTGGATGAATGGTTGGGACGTTACGACGGAAGAACTCCTTTGCAGGCGGAGTACGAATATGTAAAATACTATCCTAACGGTGTTCCGCAAGATAATCCTACTCCTACTCCTACGATTGCTCCTTCTACTCCGACTAACCCTAATTTACCTCTTAAGGGAGACGTAAACGGCGACGGTCATGTTAACTCATCAGACTATTCATTATTTAAAAGATATTTGCTCAGGGTTATTGATAGATTCCCTGTTGGAGATCAGAGTGTTGCTGATGTAAACAGGGACGGAAGGATTGACTCCACAGACCTTACAATGTTAAAGAGATATCTGATACGGGCAATTCCGTCACTTTGA